Proteins encoded within one genomic window of Methanothrix harundinacea 6Ac:
- a CDS encoding ABC transporter substrate-binding protein codes for MISGLALALLALLAISPAGVAGYEVAEYTIADATGDWGFPSPYAHYSRGPGYVRMSFIFDTLVWKDDEGYLPALAEGWEYLEAENAYSFELQEGVTWHDGEPFTAEDVVFTVEYIQDHPYQWVDSSIIESAEAAGDYTVKLYLTEPYAPFMDLVACTLPILPRHIWEGVSDPEGARDDEALVGTGPFRLADYNKAHGTYLYEAYDGYYMGAPKVGRIVFVKISDQTAPAALRQGSAAAASVPPEAVSSLEGAGLEVIEGAFDWNAKLMINHQKEPFSDPEFRRALAYAIDREALVEIVLRGEGLAGSPGMVPPDSDWYNPAVEAYEYDPDLARGMIEDLGYSGTEVEVLVAERGIVGWPGSRAAELIEEQLEDAGLEVTLRSLDGATLDTLVMAWDFDLALLGHGGLGADPDYLRRMTLDETLNSVRYREDDRLTALLEDQRTETDGDDRAEIISEAQVLYAEALPALTLYYPRWYWAHNGEVALYFTRGGISIGVPIPLNKMAFL; via the coding sequence TTGATCTCTGGGCTCGCCCTCGCCCTCCTGGCGCTCTTGGCGATCAGCCCCGCCGGAGTCGCCGGATACGAGGTGGCCGAGTACACCATCGCCGATGCGACGGGGGACTGGGGCTTTCCCTCCCCCTACGCCCACTACTCCCGGGGGCCGGGATACGTCAGGATGAGCTTCATCTTCGACACCCTGGTCTGGAAGGACGATGAGGGATATCTTCCGGCCCTCGCTGAGGGCTGGGAGTACCTCGAGGCGGAGAACGCCTACTCCTTCGAGCTTCAGGAGGGCGTCACCTGGCATGACGGCGAACCGTTCACCGCTGAAGACGTCGTCTTCACCGTCGAGTACATCCAGGACCACCCCTACCAGTGGGTCGACTCCAGCATCATCGAGTCGGCGGAGGCGGCCGGCGATTACACCGTTAAGCTCTACTTGACCGAGCCTTACGCCCCCTTCATGGACCTGGTCGCCTGCACCCTCCCCATCCTCCCCCGGCACATCTGGGAGGGGGTCTCCGACCCCGAGGGCGCGAGGGACGATGAGGCCCTGGTGGGGACCGGCCCCTTCAGGCTCGCTGACTACAATAAGGCCCACGGGACCTACCTCTACGAGGCTTACGACGGCTATTATATGGGCGCCCCGAAGGTCGGGCGGATCGTCTTCGTCAAGATCTCCGACCAGACCGCCCCCGCCGCCCTGAGGCAGGGGTCCGCCGCCGCCGCCTCCGTCCCGCCGGAGGCGGTCTCCTCCCTCGAGGGGGCTGGCCTTGAGGTCATCGAGGGGGCTTTCGACTGGAACGCGAAGCTGATGATCAACCACCAGAAGGAGCCCTTCTCCGACCCCGAGTTCAGGCGGGCCCTCGCCTACGCCATAGACCGCGAGGCCCTGGTCGAGATCGTCCTCCGCGGCGAGGGCCTTGCTGGGAGCCCCGGGATGGTGCCTCCAGACAGCGACTGGTACAACCCCGCCGTCGAGGCCTACGAATATGACCCGGACCTGGCGAGGGGGATGATCGAGGATCTCGGCTACTCCGGCACTGAGGTGGAGGTCCTGGTGGCGGAGAGGGGGATCGTCGGCTGGCCCGGCTCTCGGGCAGCAGAGCTGATCGAAGAGCAGCTGGAGGACGCGGGCCTTGAGGTGACCCTCCGGTCCCTCGACGGGGCCACCCTCGACACCTTGGTGATGGCGTGGGACTTCGACCTCGCCCTCCTCGGCCACGGCGGCCTCGGCGCCGACCCCGACTACCTCCGGAGGATGACCCTGGACGAGACCCTCAACAGCGTCCGGTACCGCGAAGACGACCGATTGACGGCCCTCCTGGAGGATCAGAGGACCGAGACCGACGGGGACGACCGGGCCGAGATTATCTCCGAAGCCCAGGTCCTCTACGCCGAGGCCCTCCCCGCCCTCACCCTCTACTACCCCCGCTGGTACTGGGCCCACAACGGGGAAGTCGCCCTCTACTTCACCCGGGGCGGGATCTCCATCGGGGTTCCGATACCCTTGAACAAGATGGCCTTCCTCTAG
- a CDS encoding YkgJ family cysteine cluster protein has protein sequence MADRLLKRRIERFVSSDRHVTSARIAKAFGEDPAGAVTCAENLVVAPGLSREVAEALISLGAEGRILWSPISRTAYHLDGLFLDLPVSYVQRACDQPTWLPAAFNAPPVHRRVMEAVRLMGAVGLYPGVPDPDLGARLFEAHSHLECRMCGLCCTLSTPITLEPQDVERLSAHLGIGIRETVEVYAHRVEVGGYEAWAMKTTLPCGFLDEAEGLCKIHGARPMICRTFPHLSPLTLGGDPPGGWCPAAEDRRRGGRGRRGAPPNLPP, from the coding sequence ATGGCGGATAGGTTGTTGAAGCGGAGGATCGAGAGGTTCGTCAGCTCAGATAGGCATGTGACCTCGGCCAGGATAGCTAAAGCCTTCGGCGAAGACCCGGCGGGGGCGGTCACCTGCGCCGAGAACCTGGTGGTGGCCCCCGGCCTATCCCGGGAGGTGGCCGAGGCCCTCATCTCCCTGGGGGCCGAGGGGAGGATCCTCTGGTCCCCGATCTCCAGGACCGCCTACCACCTCGACGGCCTCTTTCTCGACCTGCCGGTATCCTACGTCCAGAGGGCCTGCGATCAGCCCACCTGGCTCCCGGCGGCCTTCAACGCTCCCCCGGTCCATCGACGGGTGATGGAGGCGGTCCGGCTGATGGGGGCGGTAGGCCTCTATCCCGGAGTCCCCGACCCGGATCTCGGCGCCCGGCTCTTCGAGGCTCACTCCCACCTCGAATGCAGGATGTGCGGTCTTTGCTGCACCCTCTCCACCCCCATAACCCTGGAGCCCCAGGACGTCGAGAGGCTCTCGGCCCATCTCGGGATCGGCATAAGGGAGACGGTCGAGGTCTACGCCCACCGGGTGGAGGTGGGGGGATATGAGGCCTGGGCCATGAAGACGACCCTCCCGTGCGGCTTCCTCGACGAGGCCGAAGGGCTCTGCAAGATCCATGGGGCCCGGCCGATGATCTGCAGGACCTTCCCCCACCTATCGCCCCTGACCCTCGGGGGGGACCCCCCAGGGGGGTGGTGCCCAGCGGCGGAAGACCGGCGGAGGGGCGGAAGGGGGAGGAGGGGAGCGCCCCCGAATTTGCCACCTTGA
- a CDS encoding ABC transporter permease, with translation MEDQYGRPLEGPKVGWSIPKATARAWALLRRAAFFTNYAVAFLLILTLNFVLPRLMPGDPFQAIYGQEALLAMTPQLKAQLIERLSLDQSMGSQFVAYLLALLRGDLGYSYYYNQQVMTVILDFLPWTLLLTGTALLLSTLGGLVLGIESGFRRGRRLDKALLGGLMFLNGFPDFFMGIVLLLLFGVLMGVVPLSGALTPYSGLAGLPLALDILHHLMAPLAALVLVRVTSPYLLTRNTMITTLRESFVMTARAKGCSEGRIKYRHAGRNSLLPVVTSTGMMIPHMITGALFVEIVFSYPGVGWLLYNSLLTRDYPLIQGILLMVTVAVLAANLLVDLLYSRLDPRVSDAR, from the coding sequence ATGGAGGACCAGTATGGGCGCCCTCTGGAGGGGCCGAAGGTCGGATGGAGTATCCCGAAGGCGACGGCGCGAGCTTGGGCCCTCCTCCGGCGGGCCGCCTTCTTCACCAACTACGCCGTAGCCTTCCTCCTGATCCTGACCCTCAACTTCGTCCTGCCGAGGTTGATGCCCGGAGACCCCTTCCAGGCGATCTACGGTCAGGAGGCCCTCCTCGCCATGACCCCCCAGCTGAAGGCCCAGCTGATCGAGCGGCTCTCCCTCGACCAGTCGATGGGCTCGCAGTTCGTCGCCTACCTCCTCGCCCTGTTGAGGGGAGACCTCGGCTACTCCTACTACTACAACCAGCAGGTTATGACGGTGATCCTCGACTTCCTCCCCTGGACCCTTCTGCTGACGGGGACGGCGCTCCTCCTATCCACCCTGGGGGGGCTAGTCCTGGGGATCGAGTCCGGCTTCCGCCGTGGTCGCCGCCTCGACAAAGCCCTCCTCGGGGGCCTGATGTTCCTCAACGGCTTTCCCGACTTCTTCATGGGGATCGTCCTCCTCCTCCTCTTCGGGGTGTTGATGGGGGTCGTCCCCCTCTCCGGCGCCCTCACCCCTTACAGCGGCCTGGCGGGGCTGCCCCTGGCCCTGGACATCCTCCACCATCTGATGGCCCCCCTCGCCGCCCTGGTCCTGGTGAGGGTGACCTCCCCTTACCTCCTCACCAGGAACACCATGATCACCACCCTCCGGGAAAGCTTCGTCATGACGGCCAGGGCCAAAGGCTGCTCAGAAGGGAGGATCAAGTACCGGCACGCGGGCAGAAACTCCCTCCTCCCCGTCGTCACCTCCACGGGGATGATGATCCCCCATATGATCACAGGGGCCCTCTTCGTCGAGATCGTATTCTCCTACCCCGGGGTCGGTTGGCTCCTCTACAACTCCCTCCTGACCCGGGACTACCCCCTGATCCAGGGGATCCTTCTCATGGTGACGGTGGCGGTCCTGGCGGCGAACCTTCTGGTGGACCTCCTCTACTCAAGGCTCGATCCGAGGGTGAGCGATGCACGTTGA
- a CDS encoding ABC transporter permease → MHVDVWREVLGSNVGRMGLLLIALMLLLAIFAPLLTPYSPRENTSTPAFSRPSADHWLGTNDARQDIWTQLLYGARTSLSVGFGVALLSGFISVLIGGTAAIFGGLYDRFWMRVVDATIAIPDVIVIILVAAYLRPNVLFMILLLSALSWPGGARVIRAQTLTLKERMHVSAARTFGAGWPHLLFRHIVPDLAPVLVAIMIQDARRAVFMEAGLSFLGISDPSVMSWGKMIQYARVFTFLEVWKWWLLPTGIALSATLIGLSFTGYALESALDPRLRDRDDHHDGGI, encoded by the coding sequence ATGCACGTTGACGTCTGGCGGGAGGTTCTGGGGAGCAACGTCGGGAGGATGGGGCTCCTCCTGATCGCCTTGATGCTCCTCCTCGCCATCTTCGCCCCCCTCCTCACCCCTTACTCCCCCCGGGAGAACACCAGCACCCCGGCCTTCAGCCGCCCATCGGCCGATCACTGGCTGGGGACGAACGACGCCCGCCAGGACATCTGGACCCAGCTCCTCTACGGCGCCAGGACCTCGTTATCCGTCGGCTTCGGAGTCGCCCTCCTCTCGGGTTTCATCAGCGTCCTCATCGGAGGAACGGCGGCGATCTTCGGAGGCCTCTACGACCGGTTCTGGATGAGGGTCGTCGACGCCACCATCGCCATCCCCGACGTGATCGTCATCATTCTGGTGGCGGCGTACCTCAGGCCGAACGTCCTCTTCATGATCCTCCTCCTCTCCGCCCTCTCCTGGCCCGGAGGGGCGAGGGTGATCCGGGCCCAGACCCTCACCCTGAAGGAGAGGATGCACGTCTCCGCCGCCAGGACCTTCGGCGCGGGCTGGCCTCACCTCCTATTCCGCCACATCGTCCCGGACCTGGCGCCGGTGCTGGTGGCCATAATGATCCAGGATGCCAGGAGGGCGGTCTTCATGGAGGCGGGGCTCTCTTTCCTGGGGATCTCCGACCCCTCGGTGATGAGCTGGGGGAAGATGATCCAGTATGCCAGGGTCTTCACCTTCCTGGAGGTCTGGAAGTGGTGGCTTCTGCCGACGGGGATCGCCCTCTCCGCCACCCTCATCGGTCTGAGCTTCACGGGGTACGCCCTGGAGTCGGCCCTCGACCCGCGCCTCCGGGATCGGGACGACCATCATGATGGAGGTATATGA
- a CDS encoding ABC transporter ATP-binding protein: MLKIQDLKVSYDGDLILAGVDLDLLRGDSLAIIGESGAGKTTLGLALMGLLEGKVSGRILLDGKDLVPLDEVARRRIRGKEMAMVFQNVEDALNPIMTVSDQVGEAIYVHRERADPGEVEGRVSRLFRAVGLGEAKGRSYPHQLSGGEKQRALIAMALANDPQVLILDEPTASLDAVTKAEITRLLKERMEDKIAVVITHDISTAARLTDKMAVLYAGRIVELGDTQDLLGSPRHPYTRGLIRSSPNMTTTKDLQGIPGRMVHGVPGCPFSDRCTQRIEICSEVVPPLVEADGRQIACHRGGIVPLLEISGAVTRFGGLAAVDGVDLTLYEGETIALVGESGSGKTTLAKTVIGLFDLAEGVVRLEGEPLLRRGRDFYQKVQMIYQNPKESISHRMTVLEAVTEPLLVQKVGGAAERMKIAKKVLEEVELPSNDAFLKKYPHQISGGEGQRVAIARALVLNPKLLIADEPTSALDPSVQAKILKLLLNIQEERGLAILFITHDIALARKVSDRLAVMLGGKIVEEGPAGEVTTAPVHPYTRKLLEAAPDLDERGWGVSPPWTLPEEIPIRAREL, translated from the coding sequence ATGCTCAAGATCCAAGATTTGAAGGTCTCTTACGACGGTGATCTGATCCTGGCGGGGGTCGACCTCGACCTCCTCCGGGGCGACTCCCTCGCCATCATCGGCGAGTCAGGGGCGGGGAAGACGACCCTGGGGCTCGCCCTCATGGGCCTTTTGGAGGGGAAGGTCTCGGGGAGGATCCTCCTGGACGGGAAGGATCTCGTCCCCCTCGACGAGGTAGCCCGCCGGAGGATCCGGGGCAAGGAGATGGCCATGGTCTTCCAGAACGTCGAGGACGCCTTAAACCCCATCATGACCGTCTCCGACCAGGTGGGGGAGGCGATATACGTCCATCGAGAGAGGGCCGATCCCGGAGAGGTCGAGGGCCGGGTGAGCCGTCTCTTCAGGGCCGTGGGGCTGGGCGAGGCGAAGGGCCGATCCTACCCTCACCAGCTGAGCGGGGGGGAGAAGCAGAGGGCCCTCATCGCCATGGCTCTCGCAAACGACCCTCAGGTCCTGATCCTCGACGAGCCGACGGCCTCCCTCGACGCCGTCACCAAGGCCGAGATCACCCGCCTCCTTAAAGAGAGGATGGAGGATAAGATCGCCGTCGTCATAACCCACGACATCTCCACCGCCGCGAGGCTGACGGATAAGATGGCGGTCCTCTACGCCGGCCGGATCGTCGAGCTCGGCGATACCCAGGACCTTCTGGGCTCCCCCCGCCACCCCTACACCCGGGGGCTGATCAGGTCCTCCCCCAACATGACCACCACAAAAGACCTTCAGGGGATCCCGGGGAGGATGGTCCACGGCGTACCCGGCTGCCCCTTCAGCGATCGGTGCACCCAGAGGATAGAGATCTGCTCAGAGGTGGTCCCCCCCCTGGTGGAGGCGGACGGGCGGCAGATCGCCTGCCACCGGGGCGGGATCGTCCCCCTCCTGGAGATCTCGGGGGCGGTGACCAGGTTCGGGGGCCTGGCGGCCGTCGACGGCGTCGACCTCACCCTCTATGAGGGGGAGACGATCGCCCTCGTCGGCGAGAGCGGCTCGGGGAAGACGACTCTGGCGAAGACCGTCATCGGCCTCTTCGACCTCGCCGAGGGGGTGGTCCGGCTGGAGGGGGAGCCCCTCCTCCGGAGGGGGCGGGATTTCTATCAGAAGGTCCAGATGATATACCAGAACCCGAAGGAGTCGATCAGCCACAGGATGACGGTCCTCGAGGCGGTCACCGAGCCCCTCCTCGTCCAGAAGGTCGGAGGCGCCGCGGAGAGGATGAAGATCGCCAAAAAGGTCCTGGAGGAGGTGGAGCTCCCCTCCAACGACGCCTTCCTGAAGAAGTACCCTCACCAGATCAGCGGCGGCGAGGGGCAGAGGGTGGCGATCGCAAGAGCCCTCGTCCTCAACCCCAAGCTCCTCATAGCCGATGAGCCGACCTCGGCCCTCGACCCCTCCGTCCAGGCGAAGATCCTGAAGCTCCTCCTCAACATCCAGGAGGAGAGGGGCCTCGCCATCCTCTTCATAACCCACGACATAGCCCTGGCGAGGAAGGTCTCCGACAGGTTGGCGGTGATGCTGGGAGGGAAGATCGTCGAGGAGGGGCCGGCAGGCGAGGTGACGACGGCGCCCGTCCACCCCTACACCCGAAAACTTCTGGAGGCGGCTCCGGACCTCGACGAGAGGGGCTGGGGGGTCAGCCCCCCCTGGACCCTCCCGGAGGAGATTCCGATCCGGGCAAGGGAGCTATGA
- a CDS encoding SagB/ThcOx family dehydrogenase, producing MEEPVPSPDPAARHAQEDLELSEELEFVLAYHQATKHSFTRMAPGPMTMDWANEPAPFRRYRGAELVELARPEPSPDEEPDYDLALTEGSVPPRLLNFETVSQLLFDSLAISAWRRAGAGGAAWALRVNPSSGNLHPTEGYLISGPVPGLFDFPTVAHYTPREHGLEVRSRFSEEAWRETRLPEGTVLVGLNSIPWREAWKYGERAFRYLHLNVGHALAALSIASAALGWRATLLDGVGTDDLALLLGVAGSSGAEGRDRSPGDEGDGEGETEAEIEAEIPDCLVAIHPQVGGSGPDLSDFALPERVLAEFGEVEWLGRPDRLSRGHVHWPLLAEMARSTAKPRGELDRMELKENGTPPGIAYPSSSLRNLIRERRSAIVMDPASAMTRDDLFRALARTLPGRRRFPTNLLSWRPQVHLAIFVHRVLGLDRGLYFLVRNPDHEDLLQSAARESFDWERPKGSPPGFYMLEGGDFRDLSRALSCGQKIASDGCFSLAMIARLRPCLEELGPWFYCRLLWECGIVGQTLYLEAEAAGLRGCGIGCYFDDPLSSALGLSGTELAPLYSFAAGREVPLSRIETYPAYPIPDR from the coding sequence ATGGAGGAACCAGTCCCATCACCCGACCCTGCCGCCCGACACGCCCAGGAGGATCTCGAATTGTCCGAAGAGCTCGAATTCGTTCTCGCCTACCACCAGGCGACAAAGCACAGCTTCACCCGGATGGCCCCGGGGCCGATGACGATGGACTGGGCAAACGAGCCCGCCCCCTTTCGGCGCTATCGGGGCGCGGAGCTTGTGGAGCTGGCCCGGCCCGAGCCCTCTCCCGACGAGGAGCCGGACTACGACCTCGCCCTCACCGAGGGGAGCGTCCCGCCCCGGCTTTTGAACTTTGAGACCGTCTCCCAGCTCCTCTTCGACTCCCTCGCCATTTCGGCCTGGAGGCGGGCCGGGGCTGGCGGCGCGGCCTGGGCGCTCCGGGTCAATCCCTCCAGCGGGAACCTCCACCCGACCGAGGGCTACCTCATCTCGGGGCCGGTGCCGGGGCTCTTCGACTTCCCGACCGTCGCCCACTACACCCCCCGGGAGCACGGCCTGGAGGTGAGGTCCCGGTTCTCGGAGGAGGCCTGGCGCGAGACGAGGTTGCCGGAGGGGACGGTCCTCGTCGGCCTAAACTCGATACCCTGGCGGGAGGCCTGGAAGTACGGCGAAAGGGCCTTCCGCTACCTTCATCTCAACGTCGGCCACGCCCTGGCAGCCTTGAGCATCGCCTCGGCGGCCCTGGGGTGGAGAGCGACCCTCCTCGACGGCGTCGGGACCGACGACCTGGCCCTCCTGCTGGGAGTGGCAGGCTCCAGCGGCGCCGAGGGGAGGGATCGGTCCCCGGGGGATGAGGGGGATGGAGAGGGCGAGACCGAGGCTGAGATCGAGGCCGAGATCCCCGACTGCCTCGTCGCGATCCATCCTCAGGTCGGCGGCTCCGGCCCGGATTTGTCAGACTTCGCCCTCCCGGAGAGGGTCCTGGCCGAGTTCGGGGAGGTGGAGTGGCTGGGCAGGCCGGACCGGCTCAGCAGGGGCCACGTCCACTGGCCCCTCCTCGCCGAAATGGCGAGGTCTACAGCAAAACCTCGGGGGGAGCTCGACCGGATGGAGCTGAAGGAGAATGGAACGCCGCCCGGGATCGCTTATCCGTCATCTTCCTTGCGCAATCTGATCCGAGAGCGGAGGAGCGCCATCGTCATGGACCCCGCCTCCGCCATGACCAGGGACGACCTATTCAGAGCCCTGGCCCGGACTCTGCCGGGACGAAGAAGGTTCCCCACCAACCTCCTCTCGTGGAGGCCCCAGGTACACCTCGCTATCTTCGTCCACCGGGTCCTGGGGCTCGATCGGGGGCTGTACTTTCTCGTCCGAAACCCCGACCACGAAGATCTCCTCCAGTCAGCCGCCAGGGAGAGCTTCGACTGGGAGAGGCCAAAAGGATCGCCTCCGGGATTCTACATGCTGGAAGGGGGCGACTTCCGCGACCTGTCTAGGGCCCTCTCCTGCGGCCAGAAGATCGCCTCCGACGGCTGCTTCTCCCTCGCCATGATCGCCAGGCTCCGGCCTTGCCTGGAGGAGCTCGGCCCCTGGTTCTACTGCCGGCTCCTCTGGGAATGTGGAATCGTCGGCCAGACCCTCTACCTGGAGGCGGAGGCCGCAGGGCTGAGGGGGTGCGGCATAGGCTGCTACTTCGACGACCCCCTCTCCTCCGCCCTGGGCCTCTCGGGGACGGAGCTTGCGCCCCTCTACTCCTTCGCCGCTGGAAGAGAGGTGCCTTTATCGAGGATTGAGACTTACCCAGCATATCCGATCCCGGACCGGTGA
- a CDS encoding rhodanese-like domain-containing protein: MKNETLFLLVLLGLFVAAFSVQAGDEDGEMAEVEEMAETDEAAEVDYMAEADAFFMSLPENNLLLMEMQDLIDAVDAGDESIVIVDVRPAAGYDSGHIPASINVPFPELIPNMDMVPEDKTIAVVCTFDTNSAFAVAAMRIFGDRDAWVVVGGIPAWLDAGRELVPTEGM, from the coding sequence ATGAAGAACGAAACTCTGTTTCTTTTAGTCCTCCTGGGACTATTTGTGGCGGCATTCTCGGTTCAGGCTGGAGACGAGGATGGAGAGATGGCCGAGGTCGAAGAAATGGCTGAAACCGATGAGGCGGCAGAAGTCGACTACATGGCGGAGGCCGACGCCTTCTTTATGAGCCTCCCTGAGAACAACCTCCTCCTGATGGAGATGCAAGACCTTATTGACGCCGTCGACGCCGGTGACGAGAGCATCGTGATCGTGGATGTGAGGCCCGCCGCAGGCTATGACTCGGGTCACATACCAGCCTCGATCAACGTACCCTTCCCGGAGTTGATTCCAAATATGGATATGGTCCCGGAAGACAAGACCATCGCTGTTGTATGTACATTTGACACCAACTCTGCCTTTGCGGTAGCGGCTATGAGAATATTCGGCGACCGGGACGCGTGGGTAGTGGTAGGTGGAATTCCGGCATGGCTCGACGCTGGAAGGGAGCTCGTCCCCACTGAAGGGATGTAG
- the glgP gene encoding alpha-glucan family phosphorylase produces the protein MHYRPRDKFPNLPARIAKLGDLAYNLWWTWHPEGRELFMMLGGRAAWSRNGHNPVKMMHELDDGVLRLASLDPRFLRYYDAVMARFEGDMDPTSGWFCNNIGDPKDKTIAYFSAEYGLHHALPVYAGGLGFLAGDYLKECSDLGVPAVGVGFMYPEGYLLQRITPDGWQAGACEKLDRENAPIRRLRDDDGEPLLVEIPLLDGEIFVEVWKVQVGRTDLYLMDTAVDANDPWNRTVSDRLYTGDSEQRLRQEIVLGIGGVTVLRALGIDPAVLHLNEGHPAFAILERIREGVERGMSLDEAAEVVRRSTVFTTHTPVPAGHDKFPLSLMEKYFGSYLGRLGMSRDDFFRLGFDPGDPASGFNMTAFALRMCHHRNCVSRRHLEVTKDMWHHLWPDHSTEDVPIDHVTNGIHVPSWIDRRLGNITFNRYLGRDWLEKHDNPLIWELLDEIPDDVLWADHLRMKRSLINKIKDRARDKWRDPESESRTIMAFGTLLDPTTLTLGFARRFASYKRATLLLRNPERLRRILTDPQRPVQIIFAGKAHPDDQQSKLLLQQVFNAAADKGFEGRIAFVEDYDQYLAQYLVHGVDVWVNNPRPPMEASGTSGMKAALNGVPQLSVFDGWWVEGYNGKNGWGFEGGEGPSEDLRDDRDAETIYQILEEEVIPLYYRVDDKGVPRGWVGVMKEAIKVTGPQFTSRRMVKEYTEKFYRPAIEEAYETRACRGL, from the coding sequence ATGCACTATAGACCAAGAGACAAATTTCCGAACTTGCCGGCGAGGATCGCCAAGCTCGGCGACCTCGCTTATAACCTCTGGTGGACCTGGCACCCCGAGGGGAGGGAGCTGTTCATGATGCTGGGCGGCAGGGCCGCCTGGAGCCGAAACGGCCACAACCCCGTCAAGATGATGCATGAGCTGGACGACGGGGTTCTGAGGCTCGCCTCCCTCGACCCCCGTTTTTTGAGGTATTACGACGCCGTCATGGCGAGGTTTGAGGGGGACATGGACCCCACCAGCGGCTGGTTCTGTAACAACATAGGAGATCCCAAAGATAAGACGATAGCCTACTTCTCCGCTGAGTACGGCCTCCACCACGCCCTTCCCGTCTACGCCGGAGGCCTCGGGTTTCTCGCCGGCGACTACCTGAAGGAGTGCAGCGACCTGGGGGTACCCGCCGTCGGGGTCGGGTTCATGTACCCGGAGGGGTACCTCCTCCAGAGGATCACCCCCGACGGATGGCAGGCTGGGGCCTGCGAGAAGCTCGACCGAGAGAACGCCCCGATCCGGAGGCTCCGGGACGACGACGGCGAGCCCCTCCTGGTGGAGATACCCCTCCTGGACGGCGAGATCTTCGTCGAGGTCTGGAAGGTCCAGGTGGGAAGGACCGACCTCTACCTGATGGACACCGCCGTCGACGCCAACGACCCCTGGAACCGGACCGTCTCGGACCGGCTCTACACCGGCGACTCCGAGCAGAGGCTGAGGCAGGAGATCGTCCTGGGGATCGGCGGTGTGACGGTCCTGAGGGCGCTGGGGATAGACCCCGCCGTCCTCCACCTGAACGAGGGCCATCCGGCCTTCGCCATCCTGGAGCGGATCCGGGAGGGGGTCGAGAGGGGGATGAGCCTCGACGAGGCGGCCGAGGTGGTTAGGAGGTCGACGGTCTTCACCACCCACACCCCCGTCCCCGCAGGCCACGATAAGTTCCCCCTCTCTCTCATGGAAAAGTACTTCGGCTCGTACCTCGGTCGGCTGGGGATGAGCCGGGACGACTTCTTCCGGCTGGGCTTCGATCCCGGAGACCCCGCCAGCGGCTTCAACATGACCGCCTTCGCCCTGAGGATGTGCCACCACCGAAACTGCGTCAGCAGACGTCACCTGGAGGTGACGAAGGATATGTGGCACCACCTCTGGCCCGACCACTCCACAGAGGACGTACCGATAGATCACGTCACCAACGGCATCCACGTCCCCAGCTGGATCGACCGGCGGCTCGGCAACATCACCTTCAACCGGTACCTCGGCCGCGACTGGCTCGAAAAGCACGACAACCCCCTCATATGGGAGCTTCTCGACGAGATCCCCGACGACGTCCTCTGGGCGGACCACCTCAGGATGAAGCGATCCCTGATAAACAAGATAAAGGACCGGGCGAGGGATAAGTGGAGGGATCCCGAGTCCGAGTCCAGGACTATCATGGCCTTCGGAACCCTCCTCGACCCCACGACCCTGACCCTGGGCTTCGCCCGGAGGTTCGCCTCCTACAAGAGGGCGACTCTCCTCCTCAGAAACCCCGAACGGCTCCGGAGGATCCTCACAGACCCCCAGAGGCCGGTCCAGATCATCTTCGCGGGGAAGGCCCACCCCGACGACCAGCAGTCGAAGCTCCTCCTCCAGCAGGTATTCAACGCCGCCGCCGACAAGGGCTTCGAGGGGAGGATCGCCTTCGTAGAGGACTACGACCAGTACCTCGCCCAGTACCTCGTCCACGGCGTCGACGTCTGGGTTAACAACCCCCGGCCCCCCATGGAGGCCTCGGGGACGAGCGGCATGAAGGCCGCCCTAAACGGCGTACCCCAGCTCAGCGTCTTCGACGGCTGGTGGGTCGAGGGCTACAACGGCAAGAACGGGTGGGGCTTCGAGGGGGGTGAGGGTCCGAGCGAGGATCTCAGGGACGATCGGGATGCGGAGACGATCTACCAGATCCTCGAAGAGGAGGTGATCCCCCTATACTACCGGGTGGACGACAAGGGCGTCCCCCGGGGATGGGTCGGGGTGATGAAGGAGGCGATAAAGGTCACCGGACCCCAGTTCACCTCACGGAGGATGGTGAAGGAGTACACCGAGAAGTTTTACAGGCCTGCCATCGAGGAGGCTTATGAGACCAGAGCCTGCAGGGGGCTCTGA